A genomic segment from Candidatus Cloacimonadota bacterium encodes:
- the secE gene encoding preprotein translocase subunit SecE: MKFENVSRFFRDVRSEMKSVSWPGKNDLKEGTVVVIVMSAIVAIFLSMVDFGFSKILEILF; the protein is encoded by the coding sequence ATGAAATTTGAAAATGTAAGTCGCTTTTTCCGCGATGTACGTTCCGAGATGAAATCCGTAAGCTGGCCAGGCAAGAACGACCTGAAAGAAGGAACTGTGGTAGTAATAGTAATGTCTGCCATCGTAGCCATATTTCTTTCTATGGTAGATTTTGGATTTTCGAAGATCTTGGAAATACTGTTTTAA